The genomic region TCCGGGGTGAACGTCACGTTGTCCCGCTGATAGATGATCAGATCCAGGTCGGTCGCCTCGGCCACCGCGGTGTAGTGGTCGCGCAGGCCCGCCGCTCCCCCGGCGACCAGATACGGCGGCATCACCAGCAGTCCGTCGGCGCCGGCCTCCTTGGCCGCGGAGGCGAACGAGGTCGCCAGCGCGGCCCCGTACCCGACCCCGGCCACCACCGGCGCCCGGCCGGCCGCGACCTCGGCGGCGGCCCGGACGCACTCGGCGAACTCGTCCACGTCCAGCGAGTGGAACTCGCCGGTCCCGCAGCAGGCGAACACCGCCGCGGGCCCCGGCCGCTCGGGCGCGTCCAGGAACGCCAGCCGCGAGCGCAGATGCTCGCGGTAGACGTCCAGGTCGACGCGGCCGGGCTTGTCCCCGGCGGTGCGTGTGAAGGGGGTGACGGGGAAGAACAGCAAGCCGTCCAGCCGGTCCACGAGTGATTGCATCAGTACCCTTATCCCTTGAGCGATCCGCTGAGCAGGCCGCGTTCGAACAGTCTCTGCAAGGCCAGATAGACCAGCACGCCGGGCACCGCGAGGATCAGCACGGCGGCCAGCCGCACCCCCTCGCCCTGTTCCTGCGAGGCCTGCAGGCTGGTGACGACGACGGTCAGGGTGTCCATCTTCGGACTCTGCGACACCAGCAGCGGAAGCAGGTACTGGTCCCAGATCATCAGGAACCCGAACACCGCGCACGTGCCCAGCGCCGGCCGGCACACCGGCAGCACGATGCGCCAGAAGATGCGGAAGTCTCCGGCGCCGTCGATCCGTGCGGCCTCTTCCAGCTCCAGCGGGACCCGCTTCATGAAGCCGGTCAGCACGTACACCGGAAGCGCCCAGCCGACCAGCGGCAGGATCAGGCCGCCGTAGGAGTTGACCAGCGTCCCGCCGGTGAAGGGCTGGTGGATCTTGCCGAGCACCTGGAACAGCGGGACCGCGATCACCTCCTCGGGCATCATCATGGTGGCCAGGATCGCCAGCATCACCAGTCCGGCACCCTTGAAGCGTTTGCGGGCCAGGGCGTAGGCGGCCAGCGAGGACACCGCCAGCTGCAGCGTGAGCCCGACCGCGACCACGATCAGCGAGTTCAGCAGGCCGCGCGCCACGCCCAGGTGCCAGGCCTGGGAGACGTTGGCGCCGGTGAGGCCGTGCGGGACGTTCATCAGCGCGCCGAGCTTGGCCTGACGCTTGGAGAAGGCGGTCGCCACGACCGTCCACAGCGGGTAGACGAACACGAAGGCGACCAGCGCGTAGAGCAGCCAGACGCCGGCTCTGGTACGGATCCTCATATGTCCCCGCGCCTCCGCCACAGCAGCATCAGGCACGTCAGCAGCATCGTCACCACGAGCAGCGCCGTCCCGATGGCGGCGGCGTAGCCGGTGTCGTTGTTCTGGCTGAACTGCCGGTAGAGAAAGGTGACCACGGACTCCGACGACCCGGCCGGGCCGCCGTTGGTCGAGACCCAGATCTCGGTGAAGACCCGCAGGCCCCTGATGATCCCGAGCACCAGCACGATGGTGGTGATCGGGCGCAGCGAGGGCAGCGTCACGAAGCGCAGCCGCTGCCACCAGTTCGCACCGTCGAGATGGCAGGCCTCGTACATCTCGCGATCCACCGACGCCAGACCGGCAACGAAAATCACCATGTCGTACGGAGCGTTCTTCCAGATCTGCATCAATATCACCGACGCCAGCGCCGAGTGCGGGCTGCTGAAGAACGGCTCCGGGCCGATGCCGACCTTGCCCAGCAGCGAGTTCACCGAGCCGTACGGCGAGGGGTAGAGCAGCGTCGTCCACAGCTCGGCGGCGGCGACCATGGCGATCACGGTCGGCAGGAAGACCGCGGTCCGCAGGATCCTGATGTGCCGGGCCGGCCCCTGCAGCAGCACCGCGAGCCAGAAACCGACGAAGATCGAGCCGGAGACCGCGAACACCGCGTCGAAGAGCGTGTGTACGACCGCGGAGCGCAGATCCGGGTCGGAGAACAGCTTGGAGTAGTTCGCGGTGCCGACGTACTGGTTCCCGAGGTAGGGCCGGACGTGGAAGAAGCTGAGGTAGACGCCCCATATCGTCGGCCACACCTTGAACACGCCGATGAACGCCAGCAACGGCGCCAGATACAGCCACGGCCCCAGGCGCCGCCAGAACGGCTTCGCGGGTGGACCGCCGGTACGGCGGCGGCCGGACAGCACGCTGTCCGCCGCCACCGGGGTCCGAATTCCGGCCGTCATCCGACGCCCTGCTGCTTCAGGAGCGAGGCGACGTCGGAGTTCATGGAGTCCAGACCGGTCTGCACGCTCCCACAGGAGGACAGCAGCTTGTTGAGGTCGTCCGACATCTTCTGCCGCAGCTGCGTCCAGTTCGGCGCGTTGTCGTACTCGTAGTGGCCCGACGTGCTGTAGACCTGCTGCGCCAGCTGCCAGCGCGGGTCGTTCCCGTGCACCGCGGCCGGGTCGACGGTCTTGTTGACCGGCAGCCGGACCACGGTCGCGGACGGGATCGCGGTCATGCCGAGCTTCTGGGCGTCCGGGGTGACCATGAACTCCTCGAGCTTGGTCACCTCGTCCTGCTTGCTGTCGGCCATCGTGAAGATGTCGGTGCCCTCGGCCAGGGTCCCGGCGGTGCCGTCGGGGCCGGACGGCGGGGCGACCACGATGTACTTGCCCTTGACCGCGGTGGCGTCCATCGTGGCGTAGGCGTAGGGGCCGGTGAGGTACATGCCGGCCACGCCGGTCTGGAACGCCTTGTTGGCCGCGGTGGTGTCGTCCCCGAGCGCCGAGGGCTGCACGTCCTTGTTCTTGCAGACCTGGTCCTCCAGGAACTGCGCCGAGGACACGGCCTGCGGGGTGTTCAGGGTCGCCGTGAACTTGCCGCCGCCGGCCTTGAGGAAGTCGCCGCCCGCGGAGTACAGGAACGAGGACCAGAACCACGAGGTGTAGCCGCGCGAGGTGGAGCCGGGGACGGCCAGGCCGTAGGTGTCGTTCTTGCCGTCGCCGTCCGGGTCCCGCGTGGTGAAGGCCTGCGCGACCTTGGCCAGGTCGTCCCAGGTCTTCGGCGGCTGCAGGCCGAGCTTGTCCAGCCAGTCCTTGCGGACCAGCAGCACGTTCGCCTGCGCCGAGAACGGCACCGCGTAGGTCTGCCCCGACAGGTCTGTGGCCGACGCCCACGCCTGGTCGGTGAGCTGGTCGGCGCCGGCGAACTTGGTCTTGTCGATCGGCAGGACGATGCCCTGCGAGACGAAGTTGCCCATCTGCGCGGCGTCGTCGATGACGACGTCGGGGAGCTGGTGCGCGGAGGCCGCGGCGGTGAGCGCGGTCTCGAAGTCGGTGAGCGTCGCCTTGCCGATGGAGACCTTGATGCCGGTCTGCGTGGTGAAGGCGTCGAAGATCTTCTGGTAGGCCTTCGGCGAGTCGCCGGACCCCCGGATCCACACGGTGAGCGTGCCGGCGGCGGCGGCGTTCTTCGACGTGCTCGCACCGGAGGA from Catenulispora sp. GP43 harbors:
- a CDS encoding carbohydrate ABC transporter permease, which encodes MTAGIRTPVAADSVLSGRRRTGGPPAKPFWRRLGPWLYLAPLLAFIGVFKVWPTIWGVYLSFFHVRPYLGNQYVGTANYSKLFSDPDLRSAVVHTLFDAVFAVSGSIFVGFWLAVLLQGPARHIRILRTAVFLPTVIAMVAAAELWTTLLYPSPYGSVNSLLGKVGIGPEPFFSSPHSALASVILMQIWKNAPYDMVIFVAGLASVDREMYEACHLDGANWWQRLRFVTLPSLRPITTIVLVLGIIRGLRVFTEIWVSTNGGPAGSSESVVTFLYRQFSQNNDTGYAAAIGTALLVVTMLLTCLMLLWRRRGDI
- a CDS encoding carbohydrate ABC transporter permease, producing MRIRTRAGVWLLYALVAFVFVYPLWTVVATAFSKRQAKLGALMNVPHGLTGANVSQAWHLGVARGLLNSLIVVAVGLTLQLAVSSLAAYALARKRFKGAGLVMLAILATMMMPEEVIAVPLFQVLGKIHQPFTGGTLVNSYGGLILPLVGWALPVYVLTGFMKRVPLELEEAARIDGAGDFRIFWRIVLPVCRPALGTCAVFGFLMIWDQYLLPLLVSQSPKMDTLTVVVTSLQASQEQGEGVRLAAVLILAVPGVLVYLALQRLFERGLLSGSLKG
- a CDS encoding sugar ABC transporter substrate-binding protein gives rise to the protein MAISAAACGGSSSSSGASTSKNAAAAGTLTVWIRGSGDSPKAYQKIFDAFTTQTGIKVSIGKATLTDFETALTAAASAHQLPDVVIDDAAQMGNFVSQGIVLPIDKTKFAGADQLTDQAWASATDLSGQTYAVPFSAQANVLLVRKDWLDKLGLQPPKTWDDLAKVAQAFTTRDPDGDGKNDTYGLAVPGSTSRGYTSWFWSSFLYSAGGDFLKAGGGKFTATLNTPQAVSSAQFLEDQVCKNKDVQPSALGDDTTAANKAFQTGVAGMYLTGPYAYATMDATAVKGKYIVVAPPSGPDGTAGTLAEGTDIFTMADSKQDEVTKLEEFMVTPDAQKLGMTAIPSATVVRLPVNKTVDPAAVHGNDPRWQLAQQVYSTSGHYEYDNAPNWTQLRQKMSDDLNKLLSSCGSVQTGLDSMNSDVASLLKQQGVG